In Thermococcus stetteri, the following proteins share a genomic window:
- the hydD gene encoding NADPH-dependent hydrogenase/sulfhydrogenase 1 subunit delta, producing MGEKKVRIGFYALTSCYGCQLQFAMMDEILQLIPNVEVACWFMIERGSYEDEPVDIALIEGSVSTEEEIELVKKIRENARIVVAVGSCAVQGGVQSWEKDKPLEELWKTVYGDAKVKFQPKMAEPVSNYIKVDYNIYGCPPEKKDFLYAIGTFLVGSWPEDIDYPVCLECRLRGNTCVLLEKGEPCLGPITRAGCDARCPAFDVACIGCRGAVGYDVAWFDSLAKTFREKGLTKEEILERMKMFNAHNPKLEEMVEKVFQGVKE from the coding sequence ATGGGAGAGAAAAAGGTTAGGATTGGGTTTTACGCTTTAACGTCATGCTACGGCTGTCAGCTCCAGTTCGCGATGATGGACGAGATACTCCAGCTCATCCCGAACGTCGAGGTAGCCTGCTGGTTCATGATTGAGAGGGGCTCCTACGAGGACGAGCCAGTTGACATAGCGCTCATCGAGGGGAGCGTTTCAACGGAAGAAGAAATCGAGCTCGTCAAGAAAATCCGTGAGAACGCCAGGATAGTTGTTGCAGTAGGCTCCTGTGCCGTTCAGGGGGGAGTCCAGAGCTGGGAGAAGGACAAACCCCTTGAAGAGCTCTGGAAGACCGTCTACGGTGATGCCAAGGTTAAGTTCCAGCCCAAGATGGCCGAGCCTGTCTCCAACTACATCAAGGTTGACTACAATATCTACGGCTGCCCGCCGGAGAAGAAGGACTTCCTCTACGCGATAGGAACCTTCCTCGTTGGCTCCTGGCCCGAGGACATAGACTACCCTGTCTGCCTCGAGTGCAGGCTCAGGGGCAACACCTGCGTTCTCCTTGAGAAGGGCGAGCCCTGCCTCGGCCCGATAACGAGGGCCGGCTGCGATGCAAGGTGCCCTGCCTTCGACGTAGCGTGCATCGGGTGCAGGGGTGCTGTGGGTTATGACGTTGCCTGGTTCGATTCCCTCGCCAAGACCTTCAGGGAGAAGGGCCTAACAAAGGAGGAGATCCTCGAGAGGATGAAGATGTTCAACGCCCACAATCCAAAGCTTGAGGAGATGGTGGAGAAGGTCTTCCAGGGGGTGAAAGAATGA